In Dermacentor variabilis isolate Ectoservices chromosome 1, ASM5094787v1, whole genome shotgun sequence, the genomic stretch TGTTATCTCCAAAGGCGCTTTGTCCACTACGACGATGTGTGTCTGAACGAATTCCCAAGACATCTGATAGAGTAGGACTTCGTCTTCATACTCGGTGAACAGTCGACCGATTGTCTTAAGAAAGTAGCGGTCTTCAACAAACGCTTCGTCTTCGCTGGTGAACGAAAAATCGTCGCTAACGTGAGCGTTGAGCTTGTCCAACCACAGCGACGAATTCAGTGCCCCCATGTATTCGCCGATGCGAGAGAGTGGAATGAGAAGCGGCACCTTCGGTTTCCGCCTCATCGCGCCAAGCAGAAGGTTCACGACCGTCGTCTGTAGCGAACCGCTTTCGAGGATTTCTTTTTCCGTGAGAGGAACGGTTTGATTTCCGTAGAGGGCCTTAAAATGCATTGTCCAGTAATCCACGTAGGCACCGCGCTTTTGCACGTGCAAATGAGTTCTGGCGAAGAAGGTGAGTACGTCTTCGTTTCCTGGCGTTATCAGTAGCCTCTTTCTGCGTTGTTTCTTCGCTTGTGTGCCATTGGCCGCCTCAACCCTGAGCGTCAGCCAGAAGGTGTCGCGCCAATTCAAGGCTAGGTGGATCAACACTCCGAGCGCGCTTGACCCGACAGGCGGCTTCTCTGGCCATGACATGTTGAGCTCAGAGAGGAATTCACGAAATCTCTTGGCATCGGAAAGATCCGTGGAGCGATCTGCCACGCACGCCTGGAACATAGACTGCGGCTTCTTGGCCACTGTGCTGGTGTTCGCTGCCTGGTCTAAAAATTGTGCGAAGGACCGTATCCACTCGATCATGACCTTACCCATCGTGGTGCTGGCGACCTGTTCATAGCCACTAGGAGGCTGCCACGAGGAACAAGCGTGCGCGTAAAAGTCGTTGCAAGGGTCCACAGAAAAATTGCGGCGCAAGTCCATGTACAGAGAATATTCGCGGCAATCATCCGTCAGGCAGAGTAACGGTTCCTGGCTGCCCACGTGTGCCGTGTCTCGCAAGAAGAACCAGGCTATGGCGAACAGCAAGCCAAGGACAACGATGCATACGATCAGGAAAAGCCTACTGTTCAGTCTTGTGTTGTCGCTAATGGCCGAATCTTTGTTAGAACGCTGAGGTGGTGTTTGCGCCTGTAGAGGAGAAATAaaattacaataaatgttttgtgAAAACACAACTGAGATTACAACTTCGTAAATGCGCTTACAAATGCACATAGTGATTATTTTCCCGGTGAAATACATAGCCATAGTGCTACGTTAACCTCGAAAAACAATCCGTCATCAAAGATTAAACGAAGCAAATGTGCTAGCCGTGGGGCGCGACAACTTCGCCAACCAAACAGACATGCCTGTCAACAATATTATGCACTTATACCGAAAATAAAACTCCAGCATAtgtgttttgtttgctttcttggggtacttcacgcacttcccGGGGGCTGTCTATCTGCCCGTC encodes the following:
- the LOC142581675 gene encoding endothelin-converting enzyme 1-like; this encodes MDSPVTQVGGKTVRDTDGQIDSPREAQTPPQRSNKDSAISDNTRLNSRLFLIVCIVVLGLLFAIAWFFLRDTAHVGSQEPLLCLTDDCREYSLYMDLRRNFSVDPCNDFYAHACSSWQPPSGYEQVASTTMGKVMIEWIRSFAQFLDQAANTSTVAKKPQSMFQACVADRSTDLSDAKRFREFLSELNMSWPEKPPVGSSALGVLIHLALNWRDTFWLTLRVEAANGTQAKKQRRKRLLITPGNEDVLTFFARTHLHVQKRGAYVDYWTMHFKALYGNQTVPLTEKEILESGSLQTTVVNLLLGAMRRKPKVPLLIPLSRIGEYMGALNSSLWLDKLNAHVSDDFSFTSEDEAFVEDRYFLKTIGRLFTEYEDEVLLYQMSWEFVQTHIVVVDKAPLEITFWGKTHAAPYIPLYCALYVEDIYRPLLAFLYSASSLTSRDRLLVDAALKSLVGEVTEKVNSSWLSEPSKGVAVQKYKSMRVNLWPPDFSQEEVEKFYRCFPNSGRSFVHIWIEGHDCLRRVAGTPFQESTRGVHNVISSNSAIYDYLSNSVDVAVTTFAPPVYYSHGTRAMFYGGVGFLFALQIMKAQDPTGVYILANRSVVDGTWMTPSDSDGLQNRIHCLGSGTEYYYRASHVAALEVAYSAFVADDGPDYSRRPISRNLTEAQVFFLTLCRTTCHVAEPAQDPVTDCNALLRNSPHFSEAFHCARGSPMNPEKKCAFFE